A single Marinobacter sp. es.042 DNA region contains:
- a CDS encoding response regulator, giving the protein MDAITSKAGQAHAAGARPVPIKKVLLVDDHALFSQGLAGLIRQEGLAESVVIASTVEGASDLLVRQDDFQLILLDIALQGETGLALLPRLASHREPPPVVIISSSEDEATVRAAQAAGASGFLAKSAGRSALVSMVRSVSRGESYFPGGVDPVAPGLSLTPRQMDVLLLLAQGFPNKRICQSLKLTEHTVKTHLKAIFTQLGVHNRTECVNLARARGWL; this is encoded by the coding sequence ATGGATGCCATAACATCGAAAGCCGGGCAGGCCCATGCTGCGGGCGCACGACCAGTTCCCATTAAGAAGGTGTTGCTGGTCGATGACCATGCCCTTTTTTCCCAGGGGTTGGCGGGCCTGATCCGTCAGGAAGGCTTGGCCGAATCCGTTGTGATCGCCAGCACCGTTGAGGGCGCCTCGGATTTGTTGGTCCGTCAGGACGATTTTCAGCTGATCCTGCTCGATATCGCTTTGCAGGGCGAAACAGGGTTGGCTTTGTTACCCAGGCTGGCAAGCCACAGGGAGCCACCTCCGGTGGTGATCATTTCTAGTAGTGAAGACGAAGCCACGGTAAGAGCTGCGCAGGCAGCCGGTGCCAGTGGCTTTCTGGCGAAATCTGCCGGGCGGTCGGCGCTGGTGAGCATGGTCCGCTCTGTGAGCCGCGGTGAGAGTTATTTCCCCGGCGGTGTCGATCCTGTGGCACCGGGTCTGTCATTGACCCCAAGGCAAATGGACGTGCTCCTGTTGTTGGCCCAGGGCTTTCCCAATAAACGGATTTGCCAGAGCCTGAAGTTGACGGAGCACACGGTGAAAACCCATCTCAAGGCGATTTTTACCCAGCTTGGTGTTCACAACCGGACAGAATGCGTGAATCTGGCCCGGGCTCGTGGGTGGTTGTGA